Within Pirellulales bacterium, the genomic segment ACCATTGTCTACGGCGACAATGGAGCCGGGAAGACGGGATACACGCGCATCCTCAAGCGCGCTTGCCAGGCGCGGGGTCGGGAAGAGATTCTGGGCAACGTCGTGTCCGGCACTGCTCCCCCGAAACTTGATGTCGCAATCAAATACAAGGTCGGGACAGACCCGGCGCCGCGCGCGTGGACAGGAGGAGACCCCGATGAGTTTATCTCGCGTGTCAGCGTCTTCGATACGCACTGCGCCACTGTCTATCTCAACGACAAGACCAACGTGGCGTTCCTTCCGTTCGGGCTCGATCTGTTCGACAAGCTCGTCAAGGCCAGCAAGGCCGTCCGGACTGTCCTCGAAGCGGACCAGCGCGCTCTCAATTCCAATGCGTTAGCGGCAATCGTTCCCGCTATTCCGGAAGGAACTGCTGCTGCAAGACTCGTGAACGGAATCACGGCGCTTACCAAGCCGGAAGCCGTGCTGGCGGTGACACGGCTTTCAGAAGAGGAGGAAAAGAAACGCGCTCTATTCGAACAGACACTTAAGGATCTTCAAGCCAATGATCCGGAAAAGCTCCTCAAGCAACTGACGCTTCGCGCCGGTCGTGTCCGTACCCTGATAGAGCATCTCCAAGGGCTGGAGTCAGCTCTTGGCGAGAAAGCCGTAACAGACGTGCTCAACCTCAGAGCCGACGGCGGGCGGAAGAGCGCTGAGGCGAAGCGCCTGCGTGAGGCGACGTTTCCGGAAGGTGTGCTTGCCGGGACGGGTGGTGACCATTGGAAGGGAATGTGGGACTCGGCCAGACAATTTTCAGAGCAGCAGGCCTATCAGGGCAAGTCCTTTCCTGTTGTCGATGACTGCGCAAAATGCGTCCTGTGTCAGCAGGACCTCGAGCACGCGGCGGCCCACCGGCTCAAACAATTTCAAGAATTCGTCATGTCCACGACAGAGCGTGAGCTTCGTCAGCTACGCGAGGAATTCACCAAGCGCCGAAACGCAATTTCCACTCTGACGACAAAGACCGATGCCATTGCAGCAACGCTCGCTGAAATGCGCCTTGAACATGAAACGGTAGCGGATCGCGTCGACGCTGCCACTGCACAGAATGAAAAACGCCGCGCGGCCGTCGTTGCAGCCCTCGGAAACAACAACGATCCTGCGGCGAGTTGTCCCGCACTTTCGGTTGCATCGAAGGATGCTGAAGGTGTCGCGCAGGATATTGACGCCCGGATCAAATCCTTGCGGGACCCAGAAGCCGCGGCGAAGCGCAAAGCGATGGAGACCGAGTTACGCGAACTGAATGCCAGGATCCTGCTCGGCAAGTATGAGCAGACCCTTCTCGACGAGATTGAACGTAAAAAGAAGATCGCCGCATTCGGTCAGTGCATCGAAGAAACCAAGCCGACGACGATTACCCAGAAGGGCTCCGCCATCACGAAGGCGACGGTATCGGAGCGACTGAAGTCGCGCTTCCGGGAAGAGCTGATTGGTCTCGACTTTACGCATGTCGAGGTTGAGCTTAAGGAGGCCGGCGGTTCGGAAGGCGTTTTCTACCACAAGCTTGCACTCACGCGCGCACCAGGCGTGGTGTTGCCAAAGGTTGTCAGCGAGGGGGAACAGCGGTGTCTTTCCATCGCGGCATTCTTTGCCGAGTTGAGTACGGCAGACGATCCCTCCGGAATTGTGTTCGACGATCCAGTGTCTTCACTGGATGTGAGATGGCGACGGGCTGTCGCCGCACGACTGGTTCAGGAATCGAAAGCGCGGCAGGTTATTGTCTTTACCCATGATGTTGTGTTCCTGCTGACGCTCCATCAGGCCGCGAAGGATATGGGCGTCGTGCCCAACGACCAGCATGTGCGGTACACATCAAAAGGTGCTGGCGTTTGCATGGATGAGCTTCCTTGGGCGGCGATGGCTGTAAAGAAGCGAATAGGTCATGTCAGAAATGAGTGGCAGTCTGCGGATAAACTTTACCGGGATGGGAATCAGGATCAGTACGAGAAAGAGACGAAGAACCTGTACGGTCTTCTCAGAGAGGCATGGGAACGCGGACTTGAAGAGGTTTTGCTTGGAGGCGTCGTTGAGCGTTTCCGTCCGGGTGTGCAAACACAGCAGATCATCGCACTTGCCGATATTACGGAGGAGGATTGCAAGGCCGTTGAAAAAGGCATGTCGAAATGTTCGGCATGGTTGCGCGGCCACGATCAATCTGCGGCGGCACCGGCTCCTGTTCCGAAACCTGCGGAACTAAAAGCCGACATTGAGGAACTCGACGCCTGGGTTAAAGCGATCAACAGGCGCCGTGGCAAATAAGACAATGCCATTTGCCGGTAGGAACATGCCCGGAGGCGTCGCCCCGGAGCGAACTCAAGAGCTGGAAGAATTCTGGACACGATTCGATATGACGCAGGCTCATTGACGGCCTTGATATTAATTTCTGCGAAGCTAGGTTGCCGTGACAATCTCATAGGTTTAGTGGA encodes:
- a CDS encoding AAA family ATPase → ESLTRRTASDLYSSLYCFRDFFSDISNLRSRYCPPYEGVHEIGGGSTIVYGDNGAGKTGYTRILKRACQARGREEILGNVVSGTAPPKLDVAIKYKVGTDPAPRAWTGGDPDEFISRVSVFDTHCATVYLNDKTNVAFLPFGLDLFDKLVKASKAVRTVLEADQRALNSNALAAIVPAIPEGTAAARLVNGITALTKPEAVLAVTRLSEEEEKKRALFEQTLKDLQANDPEKLLKQLTLRAGRVRTLIEHLQGLESALGEKAVTDVLNLRADGGRKSAEAKRLREATFPEGVLAGTGGDHWKGMWDSARQFSEQQAYQGKSFPVVDDCAKCVLCQQDLEHAAAHRLKQFQEFVMSTTERELRQLREEFTKRRNAISTLTTKTDAIAATLAEMRLEHETVADRVDAATAQNEKRRAAVVAALGNNNDPAASCPALSVASKDAEGVAQDIDARIKSLRDPEAAAKRKAMETELRELNARILLGKYEQTLLDEIERKKKIAAFGQCIEETKPTTITQKGSAITKATVSERLKSRFREELIGLDFTHVEVELKEAGGSEGVFYHKLALTRAPGVVLPKVVSEGEQRCLSIAAFFAELSTADDPSGIVFDDPVSSLDVRWRRAVAARLVQESKARQVIVFTHDVVFLLTLHQAAKDMGVVPNDQHVRYTSKGAGVCMDELPWAAMAVKKRIGHVRNEWQSADKLYRDGNQDQYEKETKNLYGLLREAWERGLEEVLLGGVVERFRPGVQTQQIIALADITEEDCKAVEKGMSKCSAWLRGHDQSAAAPAPVPKPAELKADIEELDAWVKAINRRRGK